The Rhododendron vialii isolate Sample 1 chromosome 3a, ASM3025357v1 nucleotide sequence cttggttATTGACACATTCTTCTCATTGCTCTTCAACCTTGAAGCTATGTAGcctgcagaaaaaaaaaaattaaaaattggatcAGACTAGCTTAATGGGCAGGCCCTCAAAGTCATATTGGAAGAAGACACTTGAGTCCGATGATAAGGCCTTGGGCAAACATCACTTCTGATTGGGGCTGAGCCTCACCCAGACCACCTCTTGTCATCTAACACTAAACACTAGCACCAAACACACTATGTGAAGTTCTTATAGGGCCCCCAGAAAAGAGAGGTGTGCGTGCGGGAGGGGGAGGTAAGTTTAGTTGGCATATCCTAGTTTAGGGTTTCCTCATGGATATTGCTTTTGCCCGATGTAATGTTGTTTTGGGTTACCTTTCCTTGTTTGTTTCTACAGTGTTGACCTATAGACATGAACTAGGAATGAACTACAACTTCATCCGTCCTGACTTGATTGTGGGCTCATGCCTACAGGTAATCCTTAATTCTACGCTTGAGTATATGAGCTTAATGTATTCTGTTCTgtcctcagttttttttttttttttaaattctaatttttttttttttttttgaaaatggcaGACTCCTGAGGATGTTGACAAGCTTCGTAGCGTGGGAGTGAAAACTATATTTTGCTTGCAACAAGATCCAGATCTTGAGTATCCAAAGAATTGCATATAATTCATGTTCTTTCATGATCATTGTAGTCATTTCACGTATAGCAGTCAAGGGTATGACGCAAAGTTTGACCAGATTGACTTGGTGATAATGTTCGCTTGATGTCCTTTACTGATTTTCGTAGATACTTTGGGGTTGATATCACTGCCATTCGTGCATATGTCAGCACACACGATGACATTGAACACTTACGTGCTGAAATAAGGTTAGTCAACGATAATGGTGATTGTTCTAGATAagttactactccctccgtcccaaattcttggtcctctttcattttttggaagtCTCAAAAGATTGGCTATATCttctaatttataatattttttatatcaaatgtggatcttgtttgatagatctcaatgagctctATTATACATAGTTTTTTAAATCACCTAAAAGAtatagattgcaagatataatcaacTGAAAAATGACACGCACTCCCAAAGAGGACcaacattttgggacagagggagtaacatCTTGTGGTTTTCTATTGCTTGCAGGATGTGGTTACTTACTTACTTTGGTAATCCTTCATAAAGCTAAATTTGTTGTCTCCCTTGCCTATTTATGTACCAGAGAAATTTTAATATCAGGAACGGTGTAATTTTGGGTACTCGACAGCTGAGAAGAGAGTTTTTTAAGCTTTCTCTTGTTATATTACTATTGTAAAATACAAAAGAGGTGTACACTACTGATTGGATTtcttgatgtgtgataaagtgATAATTCTAAATAGTTGTTTTATATGTGTACCGAACTGAAGATTCCTAAAGCAGACATGAGCtttaagtagaaaaaaaaagttgtaaaactttttgtgaagcgaagtcccacatcgcctgggtaccaaagtattatgaagtatataagcgtgaTGGCACCCTCaattcaatagctagcttttggggttgagctCTAGTGAACATTTTAAATTCTTCACCCGGTCCAAAGTCTACCTACTCAAGACtgtgtaacatggtatcaacGCTAGGTACCAGAGATGAGTAGGGTGCGTGTCTCTAGCTTACACGCGGTAGGTGTTGCCGAGTGAGCAAGCTGCGCACAAGGGAGTGTATGAAGCGAAGTCTCACATCGCATGGGTACCAAGtgatatgaagtatataagcgcgagggcaccctcacttcaattgttagcttttggggttgagttctactcAAGACCGTGCAACAATTTTCTCCACTACGTCCAATCATTGATTTTGCTTCCAGACTTGCATATGGTACCCTCTTAGTGCAGTTCTACTTTGTGTATTGCGAAGTAATGTCTAGCGTCACAGGGACTTTGATTCATTTGATTTGCGGATGCGGCTTCCAGCTGTGGTGAGCAAACTACACAAGGCCATTAACCGGAATGGAGGTGTAACTTATATACATTGTACAGCTGGATTAGGGAGAGCTCCTGCAACTGCAGTAAGTGTCTAATCTTTATCCATTTTCCTTGTATGCTCAGATTCTACTCGTCGTGACAAATTGCCACAATCTTCCTTAGCTCTATTTTATACTCAATGTGCTCAATGTGCAAAAAGTTTGAGGTTGGAGAACAAGTTAGGAGACATAGTTAGACCCCTTGACCTCCCAGGATATCACATCACAGCTCAAGGACAATCTTACCCTCAGGATATAAATAAAGGGCAAAAACAGACAACACAAATTATAGAGGTCAATGGTCATGCTAGTTCTTTCATCTGTCTTTGCTTGTACCTTTCATTATTTTCACATGTATCATTCAACTGTTATTCTTGTTAAGTGGAGTATTGTCATTGTTTGAATAGACTAAATACTATAGATTGTCAAGCTTTATAATTTTTGTCGTTACAGTTAATTTATTTCAACTACTCTGTTGAAACTGCCATCCTTCATGAACAGGGGACATAATGTTTCTTTACCGAAAAAAAAGGGACACAATGTTTCATACGGTGGTTAGGTAGATATTGACATTTGTGTGCGGTTTGATTGATTCTCTTGTAAAAGATTTTCTGAAGCTTTGCTGTGAATTACAGTTGGCATACATGTTTTGGATTCAAGGCTACAAGCTAAGCGAGGCCAACAATTTGCTATTGGTAAATTTACTTTTTGTGTAATCCTCTTGAATGGTGTCACTTCATGCTTATATGATTCTTCTATGTGTTGGTATTTGACCTATTTATTTTAAGATCAAACATGGTCTATTTGAAACGGTTGTTGAAATTTATGCATGAGCCATCCTACAAACTAACTATTGAATTCGATCAAGTTGAATAATTGTCCTGGCGAATTCCATAGCTTGGAGCCTTGGACTACTGACAATGACAGATCATTGTAACAAGGAAACAGAACCTTCCTGCACATTCCATAGGCTGCTAATTCTGTATCAACCTTTATTTTAATGCGGATTTTGTGAGGGAAATTGTTTCTGAACTAGTCATCATTATTACTATGAATTACAAGAGAAAAGGGCATGCATTCAACTTTCCATGAAGAAActcaatgtttttctttttccctgtAGAGCAAGCGCTCATGCTTCCCAAAACTGGATGCTATAAAAAGTGCCGCTGCTGATATTGTGAGTTGGCTCTTCCCTGAGATTACCATTTTCTCTTGGTTAAAAGGACTCGTCCTTGTTTGGGCATTTATATGCAAATCTTCTTGTTTAAAGCTTACAGGCCTCAAAAAGAAGCTTGTCACTTTGACTTGGGAATGCAGCACTTGTTCAAATGTGGAAGTCTCGGGACTTGATATTGGGTGGGGTCAGGTAATGGTCAAGTTTTTGATTTTGGATATCTTTCTTAGATAATGAAACTTTGTTCTCATTGCTTTTGTTGCCTGTAAATTGCCGAAGGTGTACCTATGATTTTGACTTTTGATGTATGAATGAATCTATCAATTATGACCTAAGAACGTTTGCATTAGTTGGTTCACCCAACTTGAAACACTgctacttttatttttctccctGTATCAGCAAAATGGATATTCCGTCGTCCGAATATATTCAAAACAAACATCTAACAAGTTAGGTGAGCTAGTAAGGTGGATTCTTCTTAATGCTCATTCAGCTCGACCAGTATCATTGTGTGAAAATGGGGTTTTGTCTGTTCCTGCAGGCAGTAAAGCCGCTGGGGGTTTAAGAAACAATTGTAGAACTTCGAAATTGGTTGGGTCTGCCATCCAGGCTGTCATCATCACCATCATACttgtgttctttttctttctaaccTTTGCTGCTCTCTTATTGCTGATGCCTTGGTACATGAGCTTTAGATGGTTTCATTTGTAACTAAGCAGGAATTTCCTCTTGCAAGATTCTTTGCTAACAGAGGTCGTCAGGGTGGCAAATATAGGTTTTCTACCCCACTCATCATATCATCACATTAATTAATGACTGCAATGTTACATTGGATGTTCCAGGCTTGGGTTCGTGGATTGGTAATGGAGTCATGGTTAACAGAATTAGgactttctgtttctttttattttgtgatAATTGGCCTTTTGTGTTGACTCTTATAGTTACCTGGAGAACATTTTGCCTTGGACTCTTTAAGTGTTGAAGAGTTTCtttcctaatagcttaagcttttaggatAATTCTCTCGATTTGTGTTTGTTCGTTTTCCCTTGCATTCTACTTGTCtatgtttggatttttttttttttttgtctctgcATGCAAGATTGGGTTACACAAAATTGATTTGCACGTGAGGGACTCGACCGAGGGTGTTGGAGAACTTGATGCCTGCAAAGGCTGCTAGTAACACATATCAAGCTCAACCACTCTGTACCTGACGAATTCTGATTCGAAGTTAAAGTTTTGGTCTCAAGTTTTACACACATATGGGGTGAAAAGATTTAACATTTTTTGCATTCCACATGTGATATTTTCATGAACCTTTCAGACATTACATTTCATGACTCGGAACTCATCTGACAATTTTCTCGTGAACTTCTCAGAGGATACCTATGAAATTTGATAAGGAACGAGGTCTGTGGATTCTCCAGAGGGAATTGCCGGTAAGCTCCTGAAGTTGTGGTCCTAAGAAGGTGAAAGTGTttgattcagtttttttttttttttttgctgttgacaactttttgttGCTAATCATTTCTAAGACTTGGCAACCGTCTTTGAATACCACAATAACCACAATCCATGGTCTATTTTATAAAGGTACTTGGTAATAGccaattttttgaaagtttgggtGAAAGGAGGCATCCATAGGTGTTCTGTTCTAGAACTTAtggagttcttttttctttctattttagtattttaatttttgacagCTGTTGTAGTATTTGGAAGGCGTTCTACAATTTATAGCTTCCAACTGCAGTCAAATTACTAACCACCCCtagaaaaggggaagaagagaaAACTCCCTGCTTTCATTTTCAAGCAATGGATTCTCAAGTTTTGGGTAGGGATGGTGTGACCACACTCATGTTACTTTCATTAAAGAGAACCTAGGTGTTTTCACTCCCCTTTCACGATGGCATTCGTGGATCACCAATATGAATGAGGATAATTGTGATCCACCATTAACTTCTTGTCTAGGAATTAGCTGGATACCTGTCGAACCCGAATGGAATTTGCAACTTGCCATCATCTTGCTAATTTAGAGGAGATTAAAATCACGGGCTCTTCTTTCGCAGGAAGGACGTTATGAATACAAGTATGTTGTTGATGGTGAGTGGACATGCAATTATTATGAGCTTGTAACTCCTGCCAACAAAGACGGCCATGTCAACAACTATGTCCAGGTAACATTAAGCTACAGATATTTTCCCATCTTAAGAGtaggttttctttttgtgtcgTTCACGAGGAGTTTTGATGGTGATTGAAGGATTAATGGAGTTCAAGGATTAATGGAGTTCTGTTATATCTTTTAGAAGGAATTTTTTTCTTCCCGTAGCCCTTAATAAAGTATTTTGAGTGCATACGTGTGTCTTGAAATCCCCTTTTAGGTGGTTACCCTATTTCCATTTTTGACCCCCACAAAGGGCCTTTGCTGGCTTATGGTCTTTGTCttttaggttgtgtttggatcttgaatttgtgGAAGCAAAATAAAGTGAACTGGAGGGTAGGGGaacacaaagaaaaacaaacttttttttttctcctctttttttgtttggcttggaaaaaaacaaactttgCATACGTGTGTTTGTCTTTTTATGTGCAGGTCACAGATGATGATCCGGACAGCATTACAGCAGCGCTGCGGGCGAGATTGACGAGCAATGATCCCGATCTTACAACAAGTGAAAGACTCCAAATAAGACAGTTTCTTGAAGCTTATCAACAAGAGGCATGAATTCAAACTCATACGGGGTTGCATGGAAATCCCTGGTTGCCAATATGTATGTCTTAGTGACGGGGAAAAAAGGGTATTCTTCTCAACCCTAAGAATTCCCTTTTTGTAAAGTCTGGGGATTTGTatagtttgaactttgaataaCCACTTGTATCATTCTTAGGAAAAATAAGATTAGGCATTACAAGGCCTTGTTATACAAACGTTATTACACAACAATAATATCCTCAGATATGTATAAGCACAAATGAAGTTTGGGAAGCTGGTGGTCTCTTCTTCTTGTAAATTTGGCCTCTGTTTGTGCTTGAGAAAAGTTGGTTTTAAAAGTTTGGATGACAAGCATCTTTGATGGGAGTGAGAATGCAATCTCGATTTCCCATAATTCCCATaattttatgttgtttcaaaTCTTTATTAGTTGAGCAAAAATTATGCTGCGATCCGTAGTGCAAAAAGCAATGAGGGGGGCTGATTTATGTCCCCTTTCTTTATGGCTTTTCCTTAGTAATGATCTGCAGGTCATAcaattttatttactttattaaCCATGTGGGAATTCGTAATCTCAGTGGGTTACAAATATAAATTGACAATAAAgagaaaatttaacaaaaaatacttcCCTAAAAGAAAGATTAATTATTACTCCAACTCTTACTTGTGATAAAATTTTACTCCTCAAGGCTTAATGAAAGTGTGTGATGGTCGGGGGCAGACTTGTGTAGGGGTTACGTACCCCATTCAAACTTTAAAAAGATATACGCATTTCTACATCTCACTGAATAATATCTCACTCTTGCATTATAGATTTTTGTAGATAGTTATACTAGTCTAAGGTATTTGTTGCAGTTGATAATAGAAAGAATATTCACGGCTGTTATAAATAAGGGTTCTTATAATGTTAAATTCTTGGATCCGTTACTGACAACGGTGACCAACTATGCTACTCCTAAATAGTTCAACATGCTTCCAGACAACTTAAAAAATTTACCCAGGGCTTGTTTGGATattaggaaaaagaaaggaagagaagaaaatagaaaactaaaatacattttccctacatttttctttctccataattttgtcttcttttccctttattttccacaagttccaaaaagACCTTCACTCATAGGTATGGTTtggggaaaagaaaacaacacaTATGAGTTAAATGGGATTCGTTAATTATAACCGCAGTCTGGCCCTCCTTTAATTTGATTCGGAATGAAATATATCCTCATCAGCTCGGTAGAACGCGCAGACAATCGGTGATCCGTTAGTGTAAAAGTTGCaagaaccataaaaccaaatcaacTAAATATCCATCGTAAAAgttggaaattgatttctactccctttttttgatatccacatttctttttttcttttagtgaaaaaaaaaacatacactTTGAATACTAAAATCTGAAAAAGGgagtgtggttataaaaaaaaatgaagtatagAAATCGCTTTCCTAAAAGTTTTACAAATTCTCTATAATTTGTTTTACACTGCCATTGTAAAACTCTCACGCAGATCAGGTCTAAAGCAATCAAGAAACACCCAAAAAGACTTGTACGGTCATGGTAAACTGGCCCCTTCCATAATAAATTAGGACCGGCCGGGGGAAAATTTCTTTCACTACAATGTGAAAGTAATGCTATTTGGAATAAGCTCCCATTCcactaagaaaaataagtatttattttttgaattaaaattgatatattatgagagaatgacttttCTTAATGCTCTGGTGACCATCTCCGGCGATTACGTTTTGTATCATGTAATGTGTCACTATTGTATTGATAGAGTACATTGTACACATCACTAGTGGTGACATATCACTTAGTGTACCCAAAAGGTGGATCACCAGAGATGGTTAACGTAGCGTTTCTAAAAAACACCAAGGATCGATTGATTAACGAAAAAAAGATACTAATTTaaagtgaaaatgatagaaagtgaagtaaaagaacataaagagaaaatattatttttcttgcaTCCATTTGATTAGGATGAAAATTTTGCAAGaagataataataaaaaaatgtatatcTTTTTTTGAATAGGGTAAATAAGGAAGTAATAGTAATTAttgttaagaaaaaaaaatttcttgcactttttgtgagaaaaaaataaggcaAGCTCAAAAGAGGggttatacaaaaaaatttactttctacCACTTTCTACGATATTGTAaaaactaataattttttttttccctcttgctTGCATTTTCTACAATTATTCGGCTAATCATATGGGCCCATGCATTCTGGATTGATTCGCAATTCTCTACTAGCCTCTGAGCATGCCTTTTCACCCTCTTCCCACTTATGCTCCCTCCATCTTCGATCATCCTCGCAAGCCATTGAGGTCTTCCTGCTGAGAGCAAAAGATAACCAGTAACAATTCCAAACACCAGTCCAAATCCATAACCTGGCAATATGACTTCCCAATATAATCCACTAGCAGATTGCGAATCCTCCTCTCGTTCGAACGACGAGGTTAATTAGTGGCTGTGGTGCCCTAGAATTGCTGCATGTATTCGGAAGTAGTAACCTGTACAGATCAGATCAAGGCCAGTATCCACTGTGTACTTACGATAGATTTGTCGCTCACTATGGCCCCAGACGTTTTATCTCCCAAGATACAACGATCATCCACACAAAAGTAACAGTACTTCACTTCATCTATGTGCCTTAGGGAACCAGAACGGAATTTGCACACTATTGAATGCAAATGCAAACCGAGTATGCAGAACAGCAAAACACACTTGGAAGAAAGTCGAAAATGAAATGAGGGAGGGAGATAATCTATATTAGCGTGACTTGGGAATATATAGTCCACAAGAGACGCGACTGGTAAATGGCGAGTATGTGTCATTTGAACCGACAACCTTTGGAGGACCAAAAGCTCTAAATTAACGCTGGAAATTTTTAGAcaataaattcaaaatttcatcttAAAAATATAAGTATAGATTCGGAGAGCCCGGCCTAAATATAATGAAACTCATCCTGATTCTTGTTCAGGGGCCTATCACCACAACACGAAATGAGGCCTCACATCTTGTAAACTTACAATACAGTATACACATCTAATTCGTACCACGGAGAGAGAGTGCAAATAAACCAGACCATCTGTTATGTTTCGAATTTCAAATTTGCagatacacaattctcataactTATGTTTACAGAAAGTGCTTGTCTTCTCTGTTTCAAATGATGGTCCCCATGTACTCGAAAGTGCTCGTCTTCTCTATTCCGATTGTGCTTGTGCTCCGCCATCAAAACAATGTAACAGAACTAAAGATACATTTCactaatataatttttttctcaataaatacgTAATATGAAGTTCTTGTCATGGGATAGATGGTTTGTTCTTGTTCAATCTCTCTCTAGAAtgagagtttctctctctaaaatgagAGATTTGTCCCATAGTGGACTTGTGGAATAGACTGTCCCTCTATTTTCCGTGCCTCCTTCCTCCGCCCTTCATTCACCATTTTCTACCCAtacacctccaccaccatctccTGTCCTTTTCATATCCTCCTTGTTCACCTCCTCCCTACACCCTCCCATCCTCGGATCCATTTATCCCCCCGTCTCTTTCACCTCCTTCTCTTAACCCACCCTCCATTCCTTCCACTCCTTTCCTATCCATAACCCTAACCCATCTCAACTACTGTCCCCTTTCTTTACTGCTCGTGAGCCATGGCGGCTACAGAAATTCTAGATCTCGAAGAAGGATTTGGGGAAACCGGAATTTTCCAAAACCGGTGCCTAGTTGGGAAAATCCTCAGTCCTAAACCGTGTAACCTTACAGCGGTTTCAAATGTTTGTAATGTGGCGTGGAAGACAAGAGCCTCTTTCTCTGTTATCCCCTGGAACAacaatattttccttttccGTTTTGAAGAGAACGAGGACAGagattttatcctaaatgaggGACCTTGGTCGGTGGCAAATAACTTTCTTGTTCTCCAACCTCTCCCAAATTGAGGAGCTGTGGCGGATGTAGTGTTCACGCACTGCCTGTTCTGGATACAAATTCATGGGCTACCTGTCGAAAAGATGAATAGAGCCAACGCTGAACTCATGGGACGACGATTTGGACGTTTGTTGGCCGTCGAAAACTCTCATGACGGAATCCTTCTGGGAAGAAGCTTTCTAAGAGTCAGTGCAGAAGTCAAGCTGGATGAGCCTCTCCCCAAGGGCTTCTTCCTCTGTCGGAAATCCGGTTGGGGTAGTGACCTTTGGATCTCATACAAGTATGAGAAGCTAACTAACTATTGCTATACATGTGGGAGAATCGGGCATGAGAACAAGAATTGCAAGTTTGTATCCCGAGAGGTTGGGGAGAGATCTAGATACGGCCCGGAGCTGCGTGCGGGCAGAGCAAGACAGTCAGCTATCCCTATAGAAGAAATTCAACAGCAGGTTGATGAAGCAGAGGCTAGGGTTAATCTCCTCCTACAGCAGCGGCCGATTGCCCACGATGATGGTGATGCGCGTGACATGAGGGATACGAGGGAATGCATGAGAACTACCCAGGAGGAGCAGAATATTCCGCGTCCTTTGGGAATGAGGCAATCACGCTCTCAAGCCTATGCGGGCGTATTGGATGGGACAGGTGGCAAAACGACAAAGGAAACTGGTACATCATCCTCCCCTAAGAACCTTACCCGTTTGGGATTTATCCACAATGATTTGTTAAAGTCAATGTTATTATCCAGTACCCAAATCGGTTCGGACCCTCCTGATTCGGTCTATATCCCTAACCTTCCTTTGGGCCTAAATAATAACCCTAATAACCCTACACCAACTCCTCATCCAGCCCACTCCATAAATACTGTCCACCAATACTTTGTAACCGAACCCCTTGACAGAGCCCAAAAGCCCTTTCCTTGAACTCTCTTGTAGAACCCAGTGCTCTTATTACGGGAATCAGCCCACCCAATAGCCCCACTTCACCCATTTCTTCTCCATCGAACCAAAAAACCGTAACCCAAATCACTGATGTCTCCCTCGTAAAGGTGTTCAGTTCCCTTGTTATCAAACGAAAAATACAAGACGATGTCGAAGAACCCCATAGATCCAAAATCCTTCATCTATGTGCCCCTGACAATAACCCCAACCAATGCGACCATCCACCTACTACCAAACCCACCACCAGAAAAAACCTCTCACCCACATCTAGAACCAAAACCTCTCACCTGCTCCGTCGATCCCCGAGGAAGTCAATCCCTCTCTTTACCTCAAATGGGAATGGTTTAGATGTTGGCATTAACCATGGTGCCGAGAATACTCTGTGCGAAGTTAACATTGGCCAAGAGTTGGAAGGTCAGAGAGGCGATACCAGAATGGTGCCCATTAAAGTTGTTCGAGGTTATGAGGAAAATGAAGCCGACGTCTCAAAAAATGGAAAGGGGCTTATGGCTGGCCCGAAATAGCCACACCCCCAATACTGATCCTAACCTGGAACTGTCAAGGTATTGGGCGCACCCTGACAAGCTAGGCTTTAGGTGATTTAGTTCGGAAGAAAAGCCCCTCCATCATCTATCTGATGGAGACAAAGAATAATAAGGTCAAGCTAGAGACCATCCGCTGTAGATTAAAGTTTGATTATGGTAGTTATGTTGATCCCGAAGGGCTAGCCGGAGGGTTAGCTTTATGGTGGAATAATGATGTTTCTGTTGATGTGGAGTTCTCTCACAAGAACTTAATGCACACAGTCATCACAATAAAAGCAGAATCCTTGAGTTGGGCTGCAACTTTTGTTTATGGGTGTCCTACGCatacaagaaaggaaaaagttTGGGATGAGATTCGTGACATCGCTGGCTTTGAACGACTGCCATGGCTGTGCATTGGGGATTTCAATCAAATCCTTAGTGTTGGTGACAAGGTTGGGGGCAACATTTCAGACTCTGGTAGAATTGGTGCTTTTCATAACATGCTTAACGACTGTGAACTGGTGGATTTAGAATGCAAAGGACCAAGATTCACGTAGAGAAACAATAGAGCAGATGGAGCCTTTATCATGGAGAGGATTGATATGGCATTCGCCAATGTGGAATAGAGAGTTCTCTTTGAAACGACAATGGTTTTTGTGGAGGCAGCAATAGGCTCTGACCATAACTCATTGCTACTTAACACAGATTTCTCCTTAAACAAAGTTAAAAGGCCTTTTCATTTTGAATATCTTTGGACAACGGAAGAGGAGTGTCATCACATTTTTTCCAAGGCGTGGGCACGAGAAGTAGATGGCACAGAGATGCTCCAAATGTGTAAGAGGCTTAGACGCTGTAAGGAGAACTTGAAAGCGTGACATAGAAAAAACTTTGGGGATTTAAGACTCCAAATTGCCACAATAAAGGACCAGCTGATCAGAATACATAAGGAAAGTGAGAGCAACTCTGATATTTACGTGAATGAGAAAGTATTGACAACCAAATTGGGGGATTTATGGCAAAAAGAGTCCATGTTTTGGCATCAACGATCAAGGGTGAACAGGCTTAGGATGGGTGACAAGAATACTCGTTTCTTCCAGCTAACTACAATTCATAGAAGACAGAGAAATCAAGTTGTGAAACTAAGGGATGAGGGTGGAGTCTGGCAGAATGAGAAAGAAAGCATTACTGGTATTATCAAAggccattttcaaaaaatgtacCAACCCCCACCGAGAAAGGACTTTGAGGATATAATCTCCTTAGTGGACAATGTCATTACACCAGAGATGAATGTTGCTATGACTAGAACCATAACAAGAAGCAGTCTATCAAATGGGTCCTTTAAAGGCTCCGGGATCAGAAGGATTCCCTggattattttaccaaaaataTTGGAGCATTGTAGGTGAAAATGTGTTCAAGGCAGCTCAggagttttttgaataaggcCAGCTTTTGAAGGAATTGAACCATACCAATGTCACTCTCATTCCCAAGGTACCAAATCCTAAATCCATGTCTTAATTCCGCCCCATCAGTTTATGTCGTTtcaattacaaatttttttccaaaatcattacAAATCGTCTCCAACCTTTTATTACTGACATTATTTCGGAGCAATAGTCTGCTTTCATACCAGGAAGACAAATCCATGATAATATCATTGTTGCTCATGAAGCATTCCATTATCTCAAACATAAGAAAGATGGAAAGAAAGGGGCAGTGGCAATAAAGCTAGACCTGA carries:
- the LOC131320839 gene encoding phosphoglucan phosphatase DSP4, amyloplastic isoform X1; protein product: MNCLHSLSRSSALPIQTFKFNASKPPCSVSTVGMMNSVDRPRVIIVKAVSGSTSSTKMSNANANVKEEISETYSNTMTEAMGAVLTYRHELGMNYNFIRPDLIVGSCLQTPEDVDKLRSVGVKTIFCLQQDPDLEYFGVDITAIRAYVSTHDDIEHLRAEIRDFDSFDLRMRLPAVVSKLHKAINRNGGVTYIHCTAGLGRAPATALAYMFWIQGYKLSEANNLLLSKRSCFPKLDAIKSAAADILTGLKKKLVTLTWECSTCSNVEVSGLDIGWGQRIPMKFDKERGLWILQRELPEGRYEYKYVVDGEWTCNYYELVTPANKDGHVNNYVQVTDDDPDSITAALRARLTSNDPDLTTSERLQIRQFLEAYQQEA
- the LOC131320839 gene encoding phosphoglucan phosphatase DSP4, amyloplastic isoform X4, encoding MNCLHSLSRSSALPIQTFKFNASKPPCSVSTVGMMNSVDRPRVIIVKAVSGSTSSTKMSNANANVKEEISETYSNTMTEAMGAVLTYRHELGMNYNFIRPDLIVGSCLQTPEDVDKLRSVGVKTIFCLQQDPDLEYFGVDITAIRAYVSTHDDIEHLRAEIRDFDSFDLRMRLPAVVSKLHKAINRNGGVTYIHCTAGLGRAPATALAYMFWIQGYKLSEANNLLLSKRSCFPKLDAIKSAAADILTGLKKKLVTLTWECSTCSNVEVSGLDIGWGQAVKPLGV
- the LOC131320839 gene encoding phosphoglucan phosphatase DSP4, amyloplastic isoform X2 — protein: MNCLHSLSRSSALPIQTFKFNASKPPCSVSTGMMNSVDRPRVIIVKAVSGSTSSTKMSNANANVKEEISETYSNTMTEAMGAVLTYRHELGMNYNFIRPDLIVGSCLQTPEDVDKLRSVGVKTIFCLQQDPDLEYFGVDITAIRAYVSTHDDIEHLRAEIRDFDSFDLRMRLPAVVSKLHKAINRNGGVTYIHCTAGLGRAPATALAYMFWIQGYKLSEANNLLLSKRSCFPKLDAIKSAAADILTGLKKKLVTLTWECSTCSNVEVSGLDIGWGQRIPMKFDKERGLWILQRELPEGRYEYKYVVDGEWTCNYYELVTPANKDGHVNNYVQVTDDDPDSITAALRARLTSNDPDLTTSERLQIRQFLEAYQQEA
- the LOC131320839 gene encoding phosphoglucan phosphatase DSP4, amyloplastic isoform X3, with product MNCLHSLSRSSALPIQTFKFNASKPPCSVSTVAVSGSTSSTKMSNANANVKEEISETYSNTMTEAMGAVLTYRHELGMNYNFIRPDLIVGSCLQTPEDVDKLRSVGVKTIFCLQQDPDLEYFGVDITAIRAYVSTHDDIEHLRAEIRDFDSFDLRMRLPAVVSKLHKAINRNGGVTYIHCTAGLGRAPATALAYMFWIQGYKLSEANNLLLSKRSCFPKLDAIKSAAADILTGLKKKLVTLTWECSTCSNVEVSGLDIGWGQRIPMKFDKERGLWILQRELPEGRYEYKYVVDGEWTCNYYELVTPANKDGHVNNYVQVTDDDPDSITAALRARLTSNDPDLTTSERLQIRQFLEAYQQEA